A window of Glycine soja cultivar W05 chromosome 2, ASM419377v2, whole genome shotgun sequence genomic DNA:
ttatttttatgtagaGATGGGAATACAAGAATGTTATACaacattattgtatttttgaaaataaacgGTTTCTAGAaacgtattttttttatcatcaataaaACATGCATATATGTTTATTTCAAGTAAAGTCTAGCGTGCATTTATAACCTTAATCATTGATAAGTTAAGCTTACAAGAAGATCACTAAAATAAACTGTGCATTAAGGGTTGTctgttctttaaaaataattgtaaaacttttaatagtaaaaataataaaacagtgaaatgttttataattatttttttatagtcattttataatgatttgtacaataatttaaaaaaaaataatcaataagaCAAAACTTAATGGgcctaaattttacattttgtcactatattttttacaatatttccTGTTGAtcaattataaatcattatactttataagtttcaaaatttcaaaatatctgttatgattatgattagatgatagtattaaaaaattacatcattggtgtatatttatactaattaaatttaacCAATTAATTACTAAATCAATATCTAATTgaccataatatatatatatatatatagttagaacttagaagggAGTCTATCTTTACTATTTTAGACAAAAGTGTAAAGGACGAGGACAAGAAAACTTCCatattaaaaaagaacataaaGCAAGCATCAtgtataaattatgtttatagTTCACCAATTACCAACGTATGGTTTTGACCGAAACAACGGTGGTCTCAGCAATCTCACATTGGCTAACAAAAAATGAGAGAGTACGTAGTCCCAACAACAAGTGGCAAAGCAGCAATAACGACAATGAACCCACGGTAGAATTAATACTCttgtgtgaaaagaaaaatcaagacGCGCTATTTTCCCGGTTGGCAAATTGAATTGAATGCCACTGCATGTTCACAATTAAAAGTTCGTTGGGGTAGTTGTATCCATCCCTCTCTCTTCCCACTTCACATCCATCCTTTAAAACCTTCCCTTCTTCCACATTTTTGCAACccaattcatattcatatttctctcccttttctaatttattttctaagcCCAACACATACAACCTTATATTCTCCCATTCATCATAACCAAAAACTTTGTCACTGGCTTATTTATTCTCTATTAATATTATATCCTTTGGGTATTGTATTGTATCGTATTGCTTTATACAAATTCTTAACTCAATTAGCCTAGCTAGCTaggtcattataaaaaaaataaaaatagtgttcCTTGATGGCTGACCAGAAGAATCAAAACCCGGATTCAGGAACCATTAGTGTTGaatcagcaaaagaaaaaagaaggaacaaACTTCCCAACTTCCTGCTATCAGTGAGACTCAAGTATGTGAAGCTAGGGTACCATTACGTAATCTCCAATGCAATGTACCTTCTGCTCATACCCCTTCTAGGCATAGCTTCGGCTCATCTTTCAACCCTTTCCATCAAGGACTTTCTCCAATTATGGGAGAATCTCAAGTTCAACCTTGTCTCGGTAACCCTATGTTCAAGCCTCACGGTGTTCCTCGCCACCCTCTACTTCATGACCCGTCcaaggggggtgtacttagtagaTTTTGCATGCTACAAGCCTGACGTGGATTGCACGTGCACGCGGGAGATTTTCGTGGAGAGGTCTGGTCTCACAGGCTCATTCTCGGAGGAGAACTTGTCCTTTCAGAAGAAGATCCTTGAGAGGTCTGGTTTGGGGCAGAAGACGTATCTTCCGCCCGCAATCTTGAGTTTGCCGCCGCGACCGTGCATGGCGGCGGCCAGGGAGGAGGCTGAGCAAGTCATGTTTGGAGCAATTGACCAGCTGCTGGCAAAGACTGGTGTGAAGGCTAAGGATATTGGGATCTTGGTGGTCAATTGCAGCTTGTTCAACCCCACACCTTCACTCTCTGCCATGATTGTCAATCACTACAAGTTGAGAGGGAATGTTTTCAGTTATAATCTTGGTGGCATGGGTTGCAGTGCTGGCCTTATCTCTATTGACCTTGCCAAGCACCTCCTCCAGGTttctcaaatttaatatatatgatctctttcaaatttcaaaactataTATTTGCACTATCTGCTGcctagaaattatattttattaatggtgtTGGAAAAATTATCAGATATATAATATGAGATATTAAGTGTACATATTtctcattatcatcatcaatcATTATCTGAtaccaaattaaaatttctaattttaagaagaaaaaaaaaattcttagatGCTGGATTCTTTCTGcgtgtaaaactttttttttggtcagTAATATTCATGCATCGTTATCAGAATTAACCTGACTCAGTGGATTAAAAAACACATGTGATTTCTAATCTAGGACAATAAAATTAACACATGTCATTTCATCCGCAAATTCTGCTGAAAGAGTTAATAATTTCTTATCATATAGGTTGTACCTATACATACAACACACTTGATGTTTTGCATAGATATAAAACGTTACCTCAAAAATCGCATTTCATCcagaatttaattatgtttaaatttcGCATGACATGATCAAGGTTAAATGTGTGGAGCCCTTAAAGAATATAAAGTATGTTATACACATAAAATTTGCAATCCTTATGGAGTAATTAGTATATGTAACATCAATTCCCAGCTAGCTAGTATGTAGAACTAGTAATTTATTACTTTGCTTTGCTTCCTGGCGAGGACATGGTGCATGGCCATTGCCACCCACGGGGAATTAATGGAGCCAAATTTTATAGCATGtctaataaattatattgagaCACTTTATGATGGTGAGTGAATAACAGCTCCGTATTCACGGTACAGGTTGTTGGCAGTTTTGTTAGGTTAGCCAACCTAATCAATACACTCCCAAAGACATGgacccttttcttttatttctctaGCCATGTCTTACAAGTTACCTAGTTAGGGAAACCAAAGTTGTTGAAATTAATCACTCATCATCTTAATATTTCACGACATCTAATTCATAATCTATACATAATGATTGGACCAAATTAAATGATAGTTTTGTGCATCTCATTTGATTCCTTGTATTAGTTAAGAGCTAAGGCAATCAGGTATATATTTGTGAGTAAATAtctatatactaataataacgTAAAGAGATTTATACTAtcgttaatttaattataaattattacatttgttgatttttataataaatatcttaaaaactatataataataatttttaattagtttacaatgtaaaatttatatacACTTTTGTGAATTAAACTCTATAACATTCACTATTGACATATAATGTGATACAATACACAGGTCCATCCCAACTCTTATGCCTTGGTAGTGAGCATGGAGAACATCACTCTGAACTGGTATTTTGGCAACAACCGGTCAATGCTAGTCTCAAACTGTCTCTTCAGAATGGGAGGAGCAGCAATCCTCCTCTCCAACCGCTCCGGCGACCGCCACCGCGCCAAATACCAACTAGTCCACACAGTGCGGACTCACAAAGGAGCAGATGACAAGTCCTACGGCTGTGTCTTCCAAGAAGAAGATGAGACAAAAAGAATTGGTGTGGCACTCTCAAAAGACCTAATGGCTGTGGCAGGAGAGGCCCTAAAGACCAACATCACAACACTAGGACCCTTGGTCCTCCCTATGTCAGAACAGCTTCTTTTCTTTGCCACATTGGTGGCTAGGAAAGTGTTCAAGATGAAGATAAAACCATACATCCCAGATTTCAAGTTGGCCTTTGAGCATTTTTGCATTCATGCTGGAGGGAGGGCAGTGTTGGATGAGTTGGAGAAGAATCTTGAGCTCTCTGATTGGCACATGGAGCCCTCAAGGATGACACTAAATAGGTTTGGTAACACTTCTAGCAGTTCCTTGTGGTATGAATTGGCCTACACTGAAGCCAAAGGGAGGATCAAGAAAGGTGACAGGACTTGGCAGATTGCATTTGGGTCAGGGTTTAAGTGCAACAGTGCTGTGTGGAGGGCTTTGAGGACCATCAATCCTGCTAAGGAGAAAAATCCTTGGATGGATGAGATTCATGAGTTTCCTGTTCATGTGCCTAAAGTGGCACCAATTGCTTCCTAAATTAATCAaacatctttttctctttttagtatgattctaaaattaaagaaacttgTTCATGAAACAGAAGAGAAGATTGTTAATTATTACTCCTGTAGCTTTTCCAGTTTCTTTGGTCTTGTAACATTGTGTTGAATTTAAAAGAGTGTGCATACAGTTATTCCCctgttatttatttcattatttccaataaatgtATCAATTGACCACCTGAAGGTGTTCAAATTTTCTACAAATGGAAAATTGGGAATTGATAAGGTTTGATTAAAACAAAGATATTattggatttgaaattgatcGCTATTGGCTGGCTACAGCTAATGCGAATCTACCAAATTAAATAAGCCGAGCCAAACAGCACCTCAGAGTGTATAATATGTCGATGAATTCTCATACACGGATAATTTGAAATgtatgaaaatttaattatttaaattgattttttttttcatttttaaaacattttatccggattaagtaattttattatttaaaaaatagtttcaaaTTTATAAAGCTCTGCATAAGaattatatgattaattaaattatttttcgtaGATAATCAATAAATACGAAATCAAACATTGAGGCTATTTTCCTTTTGTGTGTGTACAACGACATTGACAACTCACTTCCAAGTTCTTAGCCTCGCAGGTCAATGAGATGTGTCTTCAGTCTCTCGAAT
This region includes:
- the LOC114377397 gene encoding 3-ketoacyl-CoA synthase 11-like; amino-acid sequence: MADQKNQNPDSGTISVESAKEKRRNKLPNFLLSVRLKYVKLGYHYVISNAMYLLLIPLLGIASAHLSTLSIKDFLQLWENLKFNLVSVTLCSSLTVFLATLYFMTRPRGVYLVDFACYKPDVDCTCTREIFVERSGLTGSFSEENLSFQKKILERSGLGQKTYLPPAILSLPPRPCMAAAREEAEQVMFGAIDQLLAKTGVKAKDIGILVVNCSLFNPTPSLSAMIVNHYKLRGNVFSYNLGGMGCSAGLISIDLAKHLLQVHPNSYALVVSMENITLNWYFGNNRSMLVSNCLFRMGGAAILLSNRSGDRHRAKYQLVHTVRTHKGADDKSYGCVFQEEDETKRIGVALSKDLMAVAGEALKTNITTLGPLVLPMSEQLLFFATLVARKVFKMKIKPYIPDFKLAFEHFCIHAGGRAVLDELEKNLELSDWHMEPSRMTLNRFGNTSSSSLWYELAYTEAKGRIKKGDRTWQIAFGSGFKCNSAVWRALRTINPAKEKNPWMDEIHEFPVHVPKVAPIAS